A window of the Parabacteroides merdae ATCC 43184 genome harbors these coding sequences:
- a CDS encoding NupC/NupG family nucleoside CNT transporter has protein sequence MIEQQLGFSLESFLRGIVGISTVLGVAYLMSYDRKRVDWKLVGGGLFMQFVFALAVLYVPVVGIVLEWVGKAFIKLMDFTQSGVAFLLGPLVTKSEGFIFLLNSLPVVIFFSALVSLFYYWGIIQRVVGGFSWLLRRFMNISGAEGLVASGNVFLGMTESPVLIKNYLPAMNRSEIFLVMVSGMGTIAGTVMGTYIGMLAGGDPVSRVLFAKHLLSASLMAAPGSIVLAKILCPQTEKVDDRLVKMEKVGQHSTVLDALAAGTSTGVRLMVNIAAMLLVFIAMVALANYILEGVIGRYTGLNDWIVSITDGKAQGLTFQFILGVILSPFMWLIGVPYQDVMLVGSLLGQKTILNEFVAYFQLQEWKDAGLFLYQKSILMSTYILCGFANISSIGILLGGMGVLAPEKRELITRFGFPAMIAGALVSVLSATIIGMMLIVN, from the coding sequence ATGATAGAACAACAACTTGGTTTTAGTCTTGAGTCTTTTTTACGTGGTATAGTAGGGATTTCTACGGTGTTGGGGGTTGCTTATCTGATGAGTTACGATCGGAAACGGGTCGATTGGAAATTGGTGGGTGGCGGATTGTTTATGCAGTTTGTCTTTGCTCTTGCCGTATTGTATGTCCCTGTAGTCGGAATTGTTCTGGAATGGGTGGGCAAGGCTTTTATTAAGTTGATGGATTTTACTCAGTCCGGGGTTGCTTTCCTTTTAGGGCCGTTGGTAACTAAAAGTGAAGGGTTTATCTTTTTGTTGAACTCACTTCCGGTGGTGATTTTTTTCTCGGCCTTGGTTTCCTTATTTTATTATTGGGGGATTATCCAGCGCGTAGTGGGAGGATTTTCTTGGCTGCTACGACGTTTCATGAATATTTCCGGAGCCGAAGGATTGGTTGCGTCTGGCAATGTGTTTTTGGGAATGACGGAATCCCCTGTTTTGATCAAGAATTATCTGCCGGCGATGAACCGGTCGGAAATATTTCTGGTTATGGTTTCCGGAATGGGGACGATAGCCGGAACAGTGATGGGAACTTATATCGGTATGTTGGCGGGAGGTGATCCTGTGTCGAGGGTTCTGTTTGCGAAACATTTGCTTTCGGCCTCGCTGATGGCTGCTCCGGGTTCTATTGTTCTGGCTAAAATCCTTTGTCCGCAAACGGAAAAGGTTGACGACCGCTTGGTGAAGATGGAGAAGGTCGGACAGCATTCCACTGTATTGGATGCGTTGGCTGCCGGTACGTCGACGGGTGTACGTCTGATGGTGAATATCGCAGCGATGTTGCTTGTATTCATAGCAATGGTCGCACTTGCCAATTATATTTTGGAGGGTGTGATCGGACGCTATACCGGATTGAATGACTGGATTGTATCCATTACAGACGGGAAGGCTCAAGGACTGACATTCCAGTTTATATTGGGAGTGATCTTATCTCCTTTTATGTGGCTGATCGGAGTTCCTTATCAGGATGTAATGTTGGTCGGTTCTTTGTTGGGACAGAAAACCATTTTAAACGAGTTTGTCGCTTATTTCCAGTTACAGGAATGGAAAGATGCCGGTTTGTTTCTGTATCAGAAATCTATTTTAATGTCTACCTATATCTTATGTGGTTTTGCTAATATCTCGTCTATTGGTATTTTGCTGGGAGGGATGGGCGTGTTGGCTCCCGAAAAGAGGGAACTGATCACTCGTTTCGGCTTTCCGGCTATGATTGCCGGTGCGTTGGTATCGGTACTTTCGGCTACGATAATAGGAATGATGTTAATTGTCAATTGA
- a CDS encoding 16S rRNA (uracil(1498)-N(3))-methyltransferase, with protein MQIFYTPEIAVNLELPEEEAGHCIRVLRLTEGDEILLTDGKGFFFKAAISRAHPKHCEVNILEQWEQPALWNFNLHIAVAPTKNMDRMEWFAEKATEIGINAITCLNCRFSERKEIKPARLEKILISAMKQSQKATLPELNGMTDFRTFVSLPFAGRKFIAHCEEGVKPLLKQTYHPGENALVLIGPEGDFSPEEIALALKCGFEPISLGESRLRTETAALVACHTIHVLNQ; from the coding sequence GTGCAGATATTTTATACGCCGGAGATAGCTGTGAACCTAGAGCTTCCGGAAGAAGAAGCCGGGCATTGTATTCGTGTACTCAGGTTGACTGAAGGTGACGAGATTTTGTTGACGGATGGTAAAGGCTTTTTTTTTAAAGCGGCAATCAGCCGTGCCCATCCTAAGCATTGCGAAGTGAATATTCTGGAACAGTGGGAACAGCCTGCTTTATGGAACTTCAATCTTCATATAGCAGTGGCTCCGACCAAGAATATGGACCGTATGGAGTGGTTTGCGGAGAAAGCGACCGAGATCGGTATTAATGCCATTACTTGTTTGAACTGTCGTTTTTCCGAACGGAAGGAAATTAAGCCTGCCCGCTTGGAAAAGATTTTGATCAGTGCAATGAAGCAATCACAGAAAGCGACTTTGCCGGAACTAAACGGAATGACCGATTTCCGCACGTTCGTTAGTCTGCCTTTTGCCGGTCGTAAGTTTATTGCCCATTGCGAGGAAGGGGTAAAACCTCTTTTGAAACAAACGTATCATCCGGGAGAAAACGCACTTGTCCTGATCGGTCCGGAAGGCGATTTCAGTCCCGAAGAAATAGCGCTTGCCTTAAAATGTGGATTCGAACCTATTTCGTTAGGCGAAAGTCGTTTGCGTACGGAAACGGCGGCATTGGTCGCTTGCCATACGATACATGTGTTGAATCAGTAA
- a CDS encoding sugar O-acetyltransferase: MTEKEKCRLGLLYDANYDPEILADRERAKELLYDYNRLRPSEQIRRTELLKKLLGKTGENLIIEPPFACDYGYNIEVGENFYANVNLVILDGAKVCIGDNAFIAPNVGIYTAGHPLGASDRNKGLEYAYPITIGNNVWIGAGAIILPGVTIGNNVVIGAGSVVTKNIPAYSLAVGNPCRVIKRIDE; encoded by the coding sequence ATGACCGAAAAAGAAAAATGCCGTCTCGGCCTGTTGTACGATGCTAATTATGATCCAGAAATATTGGCGGATCGTGAGCGTGCAAAAGAGTTACTTTATGATTATAACCGTTTACGTCCTTCCGAGCAGATCAGGCGGACGGAACTTCTGAAAAAACTTTTGGGGAAGACCGGGGAGAACTTGATCATAGAACCTCCTTTTGCCTGTGACTACGGATATAACATAGAAGTGGGAGAGAACTTTTATGCGAATGTCAATCTGGTTATATTGGACGGGGCAAAGGTCTGTATAGGAGATAATGCTTTTATCGCCCCCAATGTCGGCATTTATACGGCAGGACATCCATTGGGTGCATCCGATCGCAACAAGGGCTTGGAGTATGCTTACCCGATCACGATCGGTAATAATGTATGGATCGGTGCCGGAGCCATCATCCTTCCTGGTGTTACAATAGGTAATAACGTGGTGATCGGAGCCGGTAGCGTGGTGACAAAAAATATACCCGCCTATTCACTTGCTGTCGGAAACCCTTGCCGGGTGATCAAGCGAATAGACGAGTAA
- the guaA gene encoding glutamine-hydrolyzing GMP synthase, with protein MKQDMIVILDLGSHENTVLARAIRALGVYSEIYPHDITVEELKALPNVKGIIINGGPNNVIDGVAIDVNPGIYSIGIPVMAAGHDKALCEVKLNEFSSDMEAIKESVKTFVFDTCKAEANWNMTNFVNDQIELVRRQVGDRKVLLALSGGVDSSVVAALLLKAIGDKLVCVHVNHGLMRKGESENVVEVFKNQLNANLIYKDVTDRFLDKLAGVADPEEKRKIIGGEFIRVFEEEARKLDGIDFLAQGTIYPDIVESGTKTAKMVKSHHNVGGLPEDLKFELVEPLRQLFKDEVRACGLELGLPYEMVFRQPFPGPGLGVRCLGAITRDRLEAVREADAILREEFQKAGLDKKVWQYFTVVPDFKSVGVRDNARSFEWPVIIRAVNTVDAMTATIEPVDWHILMKITDRILKEVKNVNRVCYDMSPKPNATIEWE; from the coding sequence ATGAAACAAGATATGATTGTTATCCTGGATTTGGGCAGTCATGAAAACACTGTGTTGGCACGAGCAATCCGCGCGTTGGGTGTCTATAGCGAAATCTATCCGCACGACATTACGGTTGAAGAACTCAAAGCACTTCCGAATGTAAAAGGTATCATCATCAACGGTGGTCCTAACAATGTAATCGACGGTGTCGCCATCGATGTAAATCCGGGAATCTATTCGATTGGAATCCCTGTTATGGCAGCCGGCCATGACAAGGCTCTCTGCGAAGTAAAATTAAATGAATTCTCCAGTGACATGGAGGCAATCAAAGAATCGGTAAAAACATTCGTATTCGACACTTGTAAAGCCGAAGCGAACTGGAACATGACGAACTTCGTCAATGACCAAATCGAACTGGTAAGACGTCAGGTCGGTGACAGAAAGGTATTGTTGGCACTTTCTGGCGGAGTCGATAGTTCCGTTGTTGCCGCATTGCTTCTGAAAGCTATCGGGGACAAGTTGGTTTGCGTACACGTAAATCACGGTCTAATGCGTAAAGGTGAATCGGAAAACGTCGTTGAAGTTTTCAAGAACCAGTTGAATGCAAACCTGATTTATAAAGACGTTACCGATCGTTTCTTAGATAAGCTGGCTGGCGTTGCCGATCCGGAAGAAAAACGCAAAATCATCGGTGGCGAATTTATCCGTGTCTTTGAAGAAGAGGCACGCAAACTGGATGGCATCGACTTCTTAGCGCAAGGTACTATCTATCCCGATATCGTGGAAAGCGGTACAAAGACAGCCAAGATGGTGAAATCCCACCACAACGTAGGTGGTCTGCCCGAAGACCTGAAATTCGAATTGGTCGAACCATTACGCCAGTTGTTCAAGGACGAAGTTCGCGCTTGCGGTCTCGAATTGGGCTTGCCTTACGAAATGGTCTTCCGCCAGCCGTTCCCCGGTCCAGGTTTAGGAGTGCGTTGCTTAGGTGCTATCACACGCGACAGACTGGAAGCGGTTCGAGAAGCGGATGCCATCCTGCGTGAAGAATTCCAAAAAGCCGGATTAGACAAAAAAGTTTGGCAGTATTTCACCGTTGTGCCTGACTTCAAATCCGTAGGTGTACGCGACAATGCACGTTCCTTTGAATGGCCTGTTATCATCCGTGCCGTCAATACGGTAGATGCCATGACGGCTACTATCGAACCCGTCGATTGGCATATCCTAATGAAGATTACGGACCGCATTCTAAAAGAAGTCAAAAACGTCAACCGCGTTTGCTACGATATGTCTCCGAAACCCAATGCGACGATCGAATGGGAATAA
- the guaA gene encoding glutamine-hydrolyzing GMP synthase gives MHEKLIILDFGSQTTQLIGRRVRELNMYCEIVPYNKFPHDATGVKGVILSGSPYSVYDANAFKADLSEIRGKYPVLGICYGAQFLAYTSGGNVEPADSREYGRANLSYIDNTDELLKGINVGSQIWMSHGDTITVLPENFKVIASTDDVKAAAYHVEGEQTWGVQFHPEVFHSTDGTKLLNNFLNICGCAKDWTPASFIESTVAELKEQLGDDKVILALSGGVDSSVTAVLLHKAIGKNLTCIFVDHGLLRKNEFENVLKDYEHLGLNVIGVDAKEKFYKELAGVSEPEKKRKIIGKGFIDVFDEEAHKLKDIKWLGQGTIYPDVIESLSITGTVIKSHHNVGGLPAKMNLKLVEPLRLLFKDEVRRVGMELGMQPHLIKRHPFPGPGLGIRILGDITPEKVRILQEADDIYMSLMREWGLYDKIWQAGVILLPIQSVGVMGDERTYENTVALRAVTSTDAMTADWAQLPYEFLAKVSNEIINKVKGVNRVVYDISSKPPATIEWE, from the coding sequence ATGCACGAGAAACTTATTATTCTTGATTTCGGCTCGCAAACAACTCAATTAATCGGGCGTAGAGTCCGTGAGTTGAATATGTATTGCGAGATTGTCCCCTACAACAAATTCCCCCACGATGCTACAGGTGTAAAAGGCGTAATCCTTTCCGGAAGTCCCTATTCCGTATATGACGCCAATGCGTTCAAAGCTGACTTAAGTGAAATACGCGGTAAATATCCTGTATTGGGAATCTGTTACGGAGCCCAATTCCTGGCTTATACATCCGGTGGAAACGTTGAACCGGCCGACTCCCGCGAATACGGACGTGCCAATCTGTCGTATATCGACAATACAGACGAATTGCTGAAAGGCATCAATGTAGGTTCACAAATCTGGATGTCACACGGAGACACCATCACGGTCCTTCCTGAAAACTTCAAAGTAATCGCCAGCACGGACGATGTAAAAGCAGCTGCCTATCATGTGGAAGGTGAACAAACCTGGGGCGTACAATTTCACCCGGAAGTATTCCACTCGACAGACGGTACTAAATTATTAAACAACTTCCTGAATATTTGCGGATGCGCCAAAGACTGGACACCGGCCTCCTTTATCGAATCGACCGTTGCCGAACTGAAAGAACAATTGGGAGACGACAAAGTAATCTTAGCGCTTTCCGGCGGTGTGGATTCTTCGGTTACGGCTGTTCTGCTACACAAGGCTATCGGCAAGAACCTGACTTGCATCTTCGTCGACCACGGCTTGTTGCGCAAGAATGAATTTGAAAACGTGTTGAAAGATTACGAACACTTGGGACTGAACGTGATCGGAGTCGACGCCAAAGAGAAATTCTATAAGGAACTGGCAGGTGTCAGCGAACCTGAAAAGAAACGTAAGATCATCGGCAAAGGTTTTATCGATGTGTTTGACGAAGAGGCCCACAAGTTGAAAGATATAAAATGGTTAGGTCAAGGTACCATTTATCCGGACGTAATCGAATCGCTATCCATTACCGGAACTGTTATCAAGAGCCATCATAATGTAGGCGGTCTGCCTGCCAAAATGAACCTGAAACTGGTCGAACCGCTACGCCTTCTGTTCAAAGACGAAGTACGTCGTGTCGGTATGGAGTTAGGTATGCAACCACATCTGATCAAACGTCATCCGTTCCCCGGTCCCGGTTTAGGTATTCGTATTTTAGGTGATATCACCCCGGAAAAAGTACGAATCTTGCAAGAGGCCGACGATATCTATATGTCGCTGATGCGTGAATGGGGCTTGTACGACAAAATCTGGCAGGCCGGAGTGATTCTCCTCCCGATCCAGTCCGTAGGTGTTATGGGGGACGAACGGACCTACGAAAATACGGTTGCTTTGCGTGCTGTAACCTCGACGGATGCCATGACGGCTGACTGGGCGCAACTCCCATACGAATTCCTTGCGAAAGTGTCCAACGAAATCATCAACAAAGTCAAAGGAGTAAACCGCGTTGTCTACGACATCAGCTCAAAACCGCCCGCAACAATCGAGTGGGAGTAA
- a CDS encoding Crp/Fnr family transcriptional regulator, which produces METDVHFARLLADLPEALVCDEAFLGELAKNAKLISVKKGDYLLRTGELCQDAYFINKGLFINLYVNENGNECVTGFAADNMFPFLSAIGYFTKQPSEFEIKALEAGELLCFSRDHIESLSFRYPLFASYYQNIMLTIIYKLDVLLAVRLSSTAEEFIQFLYTNYAWMINRVPDKYIAHYMGISNAWYCKLKRKVLSFTRTE; this is translated from the coding sequence ATGGAAACAGATGTCCATTTTGCGCGACTACTTGCCGACCTTCCGGAAGCCCTCGTCTGTGATGAAGCTTTTCTCGGCGAACTGGCAAAAAACGCAAAGTTGATCTCCGTGAAGAAAGGAGATTATCTGTTGCGTACAGGTGAGTTGTGTCAGGATGCCTATTTCATCAACAAAGGTCTTTTCATCAATTTATATGTAAACGAGAACGGTAATGAATGTGTCACCGGTTTTGCGGCTGATAATATGTTTCCGTTCCTTTCCGCCATTGGCTATTTTACCAAGCAACCTTCTGAATTTGAGATTAAGGCGCTTGAAGCCGGCGAGTTGCTCTGCTTTTCCCGCGATCATATCGAGAGCCTTTCGTTCCGTTATCCTTTGTTTGCATCTTATTATCAGAATATCATGCTGACGATCATCTATAAACTGGATGTTCTGTTGGCCGTTCGCCTCTCTTCCACAGCGGAAGAGTTCATCCAGTTTCTCTACACGAACTATGCCTGGATGATCAACCGGGTTCCCGATAAGTATATCGCCCATTATATGGGAATTAGTAATGCCTGGTATTGCAAGTTGAAGCGGAAAGTCCTCTCATTCACTAGGACAGAATAG
- a CDS encoding TolC family protein: protein MKRFVVLVALLVSSGYASAGRTLTLEECRELAIQNNKELKISGEKIKMAGYEKNAAFTKYFPQLSATGAYMWNQKDINLLDMGALSTSIGGALGPIAQLPVFGKLMEGVDDLQHLDIQNIWVGSVSLVQPVFMGGKIINYNQITKYAKQLAESMNDQQLQDVICKTDETYWQVISLVNKKKLADAYVDLLRKTDHDMTAMINEGVATEADGLSVKVKLNEAEMAQTKVDNGLALSRMLLAQICGLPLEDPLVLADEDIESFLTEPSVTAADVNEAFMNRNELKSLDLATKIYKRKERIVLSDMLPNVAFMANYLVTNPNSMNGFKNEFAGMFNVGVMVKVPLSGWWEGSYKRNSARAETRIKSLELQDAREKVELQVNQSVYKVNEANKKLIVSTRNMENAEENLRHANLGFEEGVIPALNLMQAQTAWVSARSCLIDAQIEVKLTEVYLTKAMGKLGDELSGRTRNAD, encoded by the coding sequence ATGAAGAGATTTGTCGTATTAGTTGCATTACTGGTTTCGTCGGGCTATGCAAGTGCCGGGCGTACGTTGACGCTGGAGGAATGTCGTGAATTGGCTATTCAGAACAACAAAGAGTTGAAGATCTCGGGAGAAAAGATTAAAATGGCCGGCTATGAGAAAAACGCCGCTTTCACCAAATATTTTCCTCAACTATCGGCGACCGGAGCGTATATGTGGAACCAGAAAGATATCAACCTCTTAGATATGGGAGCGTTGAGCACTTCTATCGGAGGGGCTCTCGGACCGATCGCCCAGTTACCCGTGTTTGGAAAGTTGATGGAAGGGGTGGACGACTTGCAACACCTTGACATCCAGAATATCTGGGTGGGAAGCGTTTCACTTGTGCAACCTGTGTTTATGGGGGGCAAGATTATCAATTACAATCAGATTACCAAGTACGCCAAGCAATTGGCCGAGTCGATGAATGACCAGCAACTGCAGGATGTCATCTGTAAAACCGATGAAACCTATTGGCAGGTGATTTCTTTAGTAAATAAGAAGAAGTTAGCTGATGCCTATGTCGATTTGCTCCGTAAGACCGATCATGATATGACAGCGATGATCAATGAGGGAGTAGCGACCGAAGCCGACGGACTCTCCGTCAAAGTCAAACTGAACGAGGCAGAGATGGCACAGACGAAAGTCGATAACGGTCTGGCTCTTTCCCGCATGTTATTGGCACAGATATGCGGGTTGCCCTTAGAAGACCCGCTTGTTTTAGCAGATGAAGATATCGAAAGTTTTCTGACAGAGCCTTCCGTTACGGCGGCCGATGTGAACGAGGCCTTTATGAATCGTAACGAGCTGAAGAGCCTTGACTTGGCGACTAAGATTTATAAGAGGAAGGAACGGATTGTTTTGTCGGATATGTTGCCGAATGTGGCATTTATGGCAAACTACTTGGTCACGAACCCTAATTCCATGAACGGCTTCAAAAACGAATTTGCCGGGATGTTCAATGTCGGTGTAATGGTGAAAGTTCCGCTTTCCGGCTGGTGGGAGGGCAGTTATAAGCGCAATTCGGCTCGTGCCGAGACACGCATCAAGTCTTTGGAGTTACAGGATGCACGCGAGAAGGTGGAATTGCAGGTCAATCAATCCGTTTACAAGGTCAATGAAGCAAACAAGAAGCTGATCGTTTCCACCCGCAATATGGAGAATGCGGAAGAGAATCTTCGTCATGCCAATCTCGGATTTGAGGAAGGCGTAATCCCGGCTCTTAACCTGATGCAGGCGCAGACGGCTTGGGTGTCGGCGCGTTCCTGCCTGATAGATGCACAGATAGAGGTGAAATTGACGGAAGTCTACTTGACGAAAGCGATGGGAAAGCTGGGGGATGAGCTCTCTGGAAGAACCAGGAACGCGGATTAA